A region from the Diadema setosum chromosome 13, eeDiaSeto1, whole genome shotgun sequence genome encodes:
- the LOC140236785 gene encoding alpha-N-acetylneuraminate alpha-2,8-sialyltransferase ST8SIA3-like, with protein MVFRCNAAPIEKFAEDAGRKTNLTTFNPSIFVTRYNSLSQTDDLDRFNSDMRQYSGIIMMTCFGAAQSFNTCAESLEHRTFTDPKLTIAHPSEIVNLWNYWKNMKTLKRPSTGFLIVHESIQLCEETHLYGFWPFPLKLDSTVQRLPYHYFDTIAPSQAHGMNTEFSIFVQYHELGIIRIHTGKC; from the exons ATGGTCTTTAG ATGTAATGCTGCCCCTATTGAAAAATTTGCTGAAGACGCTGGGAGAAAAAcaaacttgacaacgtttaaccCAAGTATATTTGTTACCAG GTATAACAGTTTATCACAGACGGATGACTTGGACAGATTTAACAGCGATATGAGACAGTACAGCGGTATTATCATGATGACATGCTTTGGGGCTGCACAGTCATTCAACACATGCGCTGAATCGCTGGAACACAGAACCTTTACTGATCCAAAGCTGACCATTGCTCATCCAAGCGAAATTGTCAACTTGTGGAATTACTGGAAAAATATGAAGACACTCAAAAGACCCTCAACAG GATTTCTAATTGTTCATGAGTCGATACAGCTGTGCGAGGAAACACATCTCTATGGATTTTGGCCCTTTCCTTTGAAGCTAGACTCAACGGTTCAACGTCTTCCTTATCACTATTTCGACACAATTGCTCCTTCTCAGGCTCATGGCATGAATACAGAGTTCTCGATTTTCGTACAATACCACGAGCTTGGCATCATTCGCATTCACACAGGAAAGTGCTGA